One Streptomyces hundungensis DNA segment encodes these proteins:
- the nsdA gene encoding transcriptional repressor NsdA codes for MSGSGASGTSAGKRPNEQLSSWFVRSGWSKGELARQVNRRARQMGAHHISTDTSRVRRWLDGEMPREPIPRILSELFSERFGSVVAIEDLGLRQAHQSPSVSGVDLPWAGPQTVSLLSEFSRSDLMLARRGFLGTSLMLAAGPALIEPMQRWLVPSLTSEPGPPETAASARRPSRLSKPELELLESTTAMFRQWDAQCGGGLRRKAVVGQLHEVTDLLQEPQPAATAKRLFQCAAELAELAGWMSYDVGLQPTAQKYFVLALHASKEAGDKSLGSYILSSMSRQMIHLGRPDDALELIHLAQYGSRDCATARTQAMLYAMEARAYANMGQPSKTKRAVRMAEETFGDAGLDGEPEPDWIRFFSEAELNGENAHSYRDLAYVAGRSPTYASLAEPVMERAVTLFGKDEEHQRSYALNLIGMATVHLLKREPEQSTVLAEQALRVAKRVRSERVNTRLRKTVDTAAREFSDVAEVVRMTDLLSRELPETAEAV; via the coding sequence GTGAGCGGCAGTGGGGCTAGCGGGACGAGCGCCGGAAAGCGCCCCAACGAGCAGCTGAGTTCGTGGTTCGTACGCAGTGGCTGGTCGAAGGGTGAGCTGGCGCGCCAGGTGAACCGGCGGGCCCGCCAGATGGGCGCGCACCACATCAGCACCGACACCTCGCGGGTGCGCCGCTGGCTCGACGGCGAGATGCCGCGCGAGCCGATTCCCCGGATCCTCTCGGAGCTGTTCTCCGAGCGCTTCGGCAGCGTCGTCGCGATCGAGGACCTGGGCCTGCGCCAGGCCCACCAGTCGCCGTCGGTCTCCGGGGTCGACCTGCCCTGGGCCGGCCCCCAAACGGTGTCGCTGCTCAGCGAGTTCTCGCGCAGCGACCTGATGCTCGCCCGGCGCGGCTTCCTCGGCACCTCGCTGATGCTGGCCGCCGGGCCCGCCCTGATCGAGCCCATGCAGCGCTGGCTCGTGCCCTCGCTCACCAGCGAGCCCGGCCCCCCGGAGACCGCGGCGAGCGCCCGGCGCCCCTCCCGGCTCTCCAAGCCCGAACTGGAACTGCTCGAATCCACCACCGCGATGTTCCGCCAGTGGGACGCCCAGTGCGGTGGCGGGCTGCGCCGCAAGGCCGTGGTCGGCCAGCTCCACGAGGTCACCGACCTGCTTCAGGAACCCCAGCCCGCCGCCACCGCCAAACGCCTCTTCCAGTGCGCCGCCGAACTCGCCGAGCTGGCGGGGTGGATGAGCTACGACGTCGGCCTCCAGCCCACCGCCCAGAAGTACTTCGTGCTCGCCCTGCACGCCTCCAAGGAGGCGGGCGACAAGTCGCTGGGCTCGTACATCCTGTCCTCCATGAGCCGCCAGATGATCCACCTCGGCCGGCCCGACGACGCCCTGGAACTCATCCACCTCGCCCAGTACGGCAGCCGCGACTGTGCCACCGCCCGCACCCAGGCGATGCTGTATGCGATGGAGGCCCGCGCCTACGCCAACATGGGCCAGCCCAGCAAGACCAAGCGGGCCGTGCGGATGGCCGAGGAGACCTTCGGCGACGCCGGGCTCGACGGCGAGCCGGAGCCCGACTGGATCCGCTTCTTCTCCGAGGCGGAGCTCAACGGCGAGAACGCCCACTCCTACCGCGACCTCGCCTATGTGGCGGGCCGCAGTCCCACCTACGCCTCGCTCGCCGAGCCCGTGATGGAGCGTGCCGTCACCCTGTTCGGCAAGGACGAGGAGCACCAGCGCTCCTACGCCCTGAACCTCATCGGCATGGCCACCGTGCATCTGCTCAAGCGGGAGCCCGAGCAGTCGACCGTGCTGGCCGAGCAGGCACTCAGGGTCGCCAAGCGGGTCCGCTCCGAGCGGGTCAACACCCGGCTGCGCAAGACCGTCGACACCGCCGCGCGGGAATTCTCGGACGTCGCCGAGGTGGTCCGGATGACGGATCTGCTCAGCAGGGAACTGCCCGAGACGGCCGAGGCCGTCTGA
- a CDS encoding bifunctional DNA primase/polymerase has protein sequence MGFTIGGSRGIRETRPGSWRRGRSARTTRTSEATVVAEYTGLWGWDVAPGARALNGECSCGSSSCPAPGAHPLAFLPEVPAGATLDEVTEAWSRCPGAAVLLPVGRTFDVLDVAAPAGRRALVRLERMGLPLGPVATTPEGRTHFYVAPGASAELPRLLYRMGWDDAVLDLRCPPRGSHVPAPPSGDVHWLRPPSLDTATRPPQARLLLGTLAYICHRSAA, from the coding sequence ATGGGCTTCACGATCGGCGGCAGCCGGGGGATCAGGGAGACCCGGCCCGGCTCTTGGCGCCGCGGCCGCTCCGCGCGTACGACCCGCACGAGCGAGGCCACCGTGGTGGCCGAGTACACCGGCCTGTGGGGCTGGGACGTCGCACCGGGCGCCCGCGCCCTGAACGGCGAGTGTTCCTGCGGCAGTTCCTCCTGTCCGGCGCCCGGCGCGCATCCGCTCGCCTTCCTGCCGGAGGTGCCGGCGGGCGCCACCCTCGACGAGGTGACCGAGGCGTGGTCGCGCTGCCCCGGCGCGGCGGTGCTGCTGCCGGTCGGGCGGACCTTCGACGTCCTGGACGTGGCGGCACCGGCCGGGCGCCGCGCGCTGGTGCGCCTGGAGCGGATGGGGCTTCCGCTGGGGCCGGTGGCGACGACGCCGGAAGGGCGCACCCACTTCTACGTCGCCCCGGGCGCTTCCGCCGAACTCCCCCGCCTGCTCTACCGGATGGGCTGGGACGACGCGGTCCTCGACCTGCGCTGCCCGCCCCGGGGCAGCCATGTGCCGGCGCCGCCTTCGGGCGATGTGCACTGGCTGCGGCCGCCGTCCCTGGACACCGCGACGCGCCCCCCGCAGGCCCGCCTCCTGCTGGGCACGCTGGCGTACATCTGCCATCGCTCGGCCGCGTAA
- the ftsY gene encoding signal recognition particle-docking protein FtsY: protein MEFVILAVVIALVAVGAISGLVVSSRKKKQLPPTAPPSTPTITAPPAEPQVGEDAAETAQEPRRTIEEVGLPEAPAAPVLVEEPAAPEVPALDVPEPTAGRLVRLRARLARSQNSLGKGLLTLLSREHLDDDTWEEIEDTLLTADVGVAPTQELVDRLRERVRVLGTRTPEELRTLLREELLNLLGTDFDREVKTEGGETVPGVVMVVGVNGTGKTTTTGKLARVLVADGKSVVLGAADTFRAAAADQLQTWGERVGARTVRGPEGGDPASIAFDAVKEGIAEGADVVLIDTAGRLHTKTGLMDELGKVKRVVEKHGPLDEVLLVLDATTGQNGLVQARVFAEVVDITGIVLTKLDGTAKGGIVIAVQRELGVPVKLVGLGEGADDLAPFEPEAFVDALIGD from the coding sequence ATGGAATTCGTCATCCTTGCTGTAGTCATCGCCCTGGTCGCGGTCGGCGCGATCAGCGGGCTCGTGGTCAGCAGCCGCAAGAAGAAGCAGCTGCCGCCCACCGCACCGCCGAGCACGCCGACCATCACAGCCCCGCCCGCCGAACCTCAGGTCGGTGAGGACGCCGCGGAGACGGCGCAGGAACCGCGCCGCACCATCGAGGAGGTCGGCCTTCCCGAGGCGCCCGCCGCCCCGGTGCTCGTCGAGGAACCGGCCGCCCCCGAGGTCCCGGCGCTCGACGTCCCCGAGCCGACGGCCGGCCGCCTCGTGCGGCTGCGGGCCCGCCTCGCCCGCTCGCAGAACTCGCTCGGCAAAGGACTGCTCACCCTGCTCTCCCGCGAGCACCTCGACGACGACACCTGGGAGGAGATCGAGGACACCCTGCTCACCGCCGACGTCGGCGTCGCACCCACCCAGGAGCTGGTCGACCGGCTCCGCGAGCGCGTCAGGGTGCTCGGCACCCGCACCCCCGAGGAGCTGCGCACCCTGCTGCGCGAGGAGCTCCTCAACCTGCTCGGCACCGACTTCGACCGCGAGGTCAAGACCGAGGGCGGCGAGACCGTCCCCGGCGTCGTGATGGTCGTCGGCGTCAACGGCACCGGCAAGACCACCACCACCGGCAAGCTCGCCCGCGTCCTGGTCGCCGACGGCAAGTCCGTCGTCCTCGGCGCGGCCGACACCTTCCGCGCCGCCGCCGCCGACCAGTTGCAGACCTGGGGCGAGCGCGTCGGCGCCCGCACCGTGCGCGGCCCCGAGGGCGGCGACCCCGCCTCGATCGCCTTCGACGCCGTCAAGGAAGGCATCGCCGAGGGCGCCGACGTCGTCCTCATCGACACCGCGGGCCGGCTGCACACCAAGACCGGCCTCATGGACGAGCTCGGCAAGGTCAAGCGCGTCGTCGAGAAGCACGGCCCCCTCGACGAGGTACTGCTCGTGCTCGACGCCACCACCGGACAGAACGGCCTGGTGCAGGCCCGCGTGTTCGCCGAGGTCGTCGACATCACCGGCATCGTCCTGACCAAGCTCGACGGCACCGCCAAGGGCGGCATCGTCATCGCCGTCCAGCGCGAACTGGGCGTCCCCGTCAAGCTCGTCGGGCTCGGCGAGGGCGCGGACGACCTGGCCCCCTTCGAACCGGAGGCGTTCGTCGACGCCCTCATCGGCGACTAG
- a CDS encoding cytosine permease → MNTGTTDEPQSALETRGLEPVPDAERTARTRELFPTWVAANISVLLLTMGASLVVAYKLNFWQAIVVAVAAPVVSYGLVGLIGIAGKRGGAPGMALSRAVFGQRGNLLPGSLIWVARWGWETINAVTGAYAVLTVLDILFGIKSNTFLIIVTLAVFVVITFAISGLGIHVVQKCNKYATFLFGGFSVLVLVYLVMNTHWSAVFDQPAGKTSLMVAGTGMIAAGGVSWIPSAPDFARYLPRDASAKAIVGNSIGGAGIVVLPMVLMGAVMAVSTPDLASAADPVSFLGEILPMWIAVPYLLIALVGMLLINSMSMYSAGFTAQTLGFKIPRHWAVSVNAVISLVFGGILMLVATSFMGSFIAFLSLLAVAFSAWVGVFGADMLRRTEYDAKALLDTGRTSAYWYKGGFSPAAVIAWAVGLVGGLMFTTSDWFTGPLSANNPIGEYGLGWVATIVISGLLYLALPKPAVVPAEPSEEANSPETLAV, encoded by the coding sequence ATGAACACTGGCACCACCGACGAACCGCAGAGCGCCCTGGAAACACGCGGCCTTGAGCCCGTGCCGGACGCGGAGCGCACGGCGAGAACCCGCGAGCTGTTTCCCACCTGGGTCGCGGCCAACATCAGCGTGCTGCTCCTCACCATGGGCGCCAGCCTCGTCGTCGCGTACAAGCTGAACTTCTGGCAGGCGATCGTGGTCGCCGTGGCCGCGCCCGTCGTCTCGTACGGCCTGGTCGGGCTGATCGGGATCGCGGGCAAGCGCGGCGGCGCCCCCGGCATGGCGCTGTCGCGCGCGGTGTTCGGCCAGCGCGGCAATCTGCTGCCCGGTTCACTGATCTGGGTGGCGCGCTGGGGCTGGGAGACCATCAACGCGGTGACCGGCGCCTATGCGGTGCTGACCGTGCTCGACATCCTCTTCGGGATCAAGAGCAACACGTTCCTGATCATCGTCACGCTCGCCGTCTTCGTGGTCATCACCTTCGCGATCTCGGGCCTCGGCATCCACGTCGTGCAGAAGTGCAACAAGTACGCGACGTTCCTGTTCGGCGGGTTCTCGGTGCTGGTCCTCGTCTATCTGGTCATGAACACCCACTGGTCCGCGGTCTTCGACCAGCCGGCCGGCAAGACCTCGCTGATGGTCGCGGGCACCGGCATGATCGCGGCCGGTGGCGTGAGCTGGATCCCGTCCGCGCCCGACTTCGCCCGCTACCTGCCGCGCGACGCCTCCGCCAAGGCGATCGTGGGCAACTCCATCGGCGGCGCCGGGATCGTCGTGCTGCCGATGGTCCTGATGGGCGCCGTCATGGCCGTCTCAACCCCGGACCTCGCCTCGGCCGCCGACCCGGTCTCCTTCCTCGGCGAGATCCTGCCGATGTGGATCGCGGTGCCCTACCTCCTGATCGCCCTGGTCGGCATGTTGCTGATCAACTCGATGTCGATGTACTCGGCGGGCTTCACCGCGCAGACCCTCGGCTTCAAGATCCCGCGCCACTGGGCGGTCTCCGTCAACGCGGTCATCTCCCTGGTGTTCGGCGGCATCCTGATGCTGGTCGCGACCAGCTTCATGGGCTCCTTCATCGCCTTCCTGTCGCTGCTCGCCGTCGCGTTCTCGGCCTGGGTCGGCGTCTTCGGCGCGGACATGCTGCGCCGCACCGAGTACGACGCGAAGGCGCTGCTCGACACGGGCCGCACCAGCGCCTACTGGTACAAGGGCGGCTTCTCCCCCGCCGCGGTCATCGCCTGGGCGGTCGGCCTGGTCGGCGGCCTGATGTTCACCACCTCCGACTGGTTCACCGGGCCGCTCTCCGCGAACAACCCGATCGGTGAGTACGGCCTCGGCTGGGTCGCCACCATCGTGATCTCCGGGCTGCTCTACCTCGCCCTGCCCAAGCCGGCCGTGGTGCCCGCCGAGCCGTCCGAGGAAGCCAACTCCCCCGAGACCCTGGCCGTCTGA
- a CDS encoding LLM class flavin-dependent oxidoreductase — MPFTVVRMNLVDPDATAQSLSARYRAALEMAAYADDRGIDTVQTEEHHGTDNNWLPSPFAFAGAVFGATRRIAVTVSAIIGPLYDPLRLAEDIAVLDLVSGGRLVTVSGIGYRPAEYEQQGVEWGRRGKLQDELLETLLKAWSGEEFTYRGRRVRVTPRPFTEPHPMLLVGGSSRAAARRAARLGLPFFPSAHLPELEAYYNEQLAAYGTEGFCMMPAAVTPLLHLSEDPDRTWAEYGEHFLHEARMYASWQSKDIRSAVKSGATTVEELRAEGVYRVVTPQECASLEADSLVLHPLCGGMPVDEAWRSLHLFCEQARG; from the coding sequence ATGCCGTTCACGGTCGTACGCATGAACCTGGTGGACCCGGACGCCACCGCCCAGTCGCTGTCCGCCCGCTACCGGGCGGCCCTGGAGATGGCGGCGTACGCCGATGACCGGGGCATCGACACCGTGCAGACCGAGGAGCACCACGGCACGGACAACAACTGGCTGCCCTCCCCGTTCGCCTTCGCCGGCGCGGTCTTCGGCGCCACCCGGCGCATCGCGGTGACCGTCTCGGCGATCATCGGTCCGCTGTACGACCCGCTGCGTCTGGCCGAGGACATCGCGGTGCTCGACCTGGTGAGCGGCGGCCGGCTGGTGACGGTCTCGGGGATCGGGTACCGGCCGGCCGAGTACGAGCAGCAGGGCGTCGAGTGGGGGCGGCGCGGCAAGCTCCAGGACGAGCTGCTCGAAACCCTCCTGAAGGCGTGGAGCGGCGAGGAGTTCACCTATCGGGGGCGCCGGGTCCGGGTCACCCCGCGCCCGTTCACCGAGCCGCATCCGATGCTGCTGGTCGGCGGGTCGTCCCGGGCCGCCGCCCGTCGCGCGGCCCGGCTGGGCCTGCCGTTCTTCCCGAGCGCGCACCTGCCGGAGCTGGAGGCGTACTACAACGAGCAGCTCGCCGCGTACGGCACCGAGGGCTTCTGCATGATGCCGGCGGCGGTGACGCCGCTGCTGCACCTCAGCGAGGACCCGGACCGCACCTGGGCCGAGTACGGCGAGCACTTCCTGCACGAGGCGCGGATGTACGCGTCCTGGCAGTCCAAGGACATCCGCTCGGCGGTGAAGTCGGGGGCGACGACGGTGGAGGAGCTCCGCGCGGAGGGGGTGTACCGCGTGGTGACCCCGCAGGAGTGCGCGTCCCTGGAGGCCGACAGCCTGGTGCTGCACCCGCTGTGCGGGGGGATGCCGGTGGACGAGGCGTGGCGGAGCCTGCACCTGTTCTGCGAGCAGGCCCGGGGCTGA
- a CDS encoding sugar porter family MFS transporter, whose product MTSTAQAQASGGGHTAPDHLGHVIFITAAAAMGGFLFGYDSSVINGAVEAIRDRYSIGSGTLAQVIAIALIGCAIGAATAGRIADRIGRIRCMQIAAALFTISAIGSALPFALWDLAFWRIIGGFAIGMASVIGPAYIAEVAPPAYRGRLGSFQQAAIVIGIAISQLVNWGILNAADGDQRGKLLGIEAWQVMLGVMVIPAVLYGLLSFAIPESPRFLISVGRDADAKKVLADVEGKDVDLDARVAEIEHAMRSEHKSSFKDLLGSKWGFLPIVWVGIGLSVFQQLVGINVAFYYSSTLWQSVGIDPSGSFFYSFTTSIINIIGTVIAMVLVDRVGRKPLALVGSIGMAVALAVEAWAFSAHLVDGKLPNTQGVVALIAAHVFVLFFALSWGVVVWVFLGEMFPNRIRAAALGVAAAAQWIANWAITASFPSLSDWNLSGTYVIYAIFAALSIPFVLKYVKETKGKALEEMG is encoded by the coding sequence GTGACCAGTACCGCGCAGGCACAGGCGTCCGGAGGCGGCCACACCGCCCCGGACCACCTCGGCCATGTCATCTTCATCACGGCGGCGGCCGCGATGGGCGGCTTCCTCTTCGGCTACGACAGTTCCGTGATCAACGGCGCCGTAGAGGCGATCCGCGACCGGTACTCCATCGGCTCCGGGACGCTCGCCCAGGTCATCGCCATCGCCCTGATCGGCTGCGCCATCGGCGCCGCGACCGCGGGCCGCATCGCCGACCGCATCGGCCGCATCCGCTGTATGCAGATCGCCGCGGCCCTCTTCACCATCAGCGCCATCGGCTCGGCCCTGCCGTTCGCGCTCTGGGACCTCGCCTTCTGGCGGATCATCGGCGGCTTCGCCATCGGCATGGCCTCGGTCATCGGCCCGGCCTACATCGCCGAGGTCGCCCCGCCCGCCTACCGCGGCCGGCTCGGCTCCTTCCAGCAGGCCGCCATCGTCATCGGCATCGCCATCTCCCAGCTCGTGAACTGGGGCATCCTCAACGCCGCCGACGGCGACCAGCGCGGCAAGCTCCTGGGCATCGAGGCCTGGCAGGTCATGCTCGGCGTGATGGTCATCCCGGCCGTCCTGTACGGGCTGCTCTCCTTCGCCATCCCCGAGTCGCCGCGCTTCCTCATCTCCGTCGGCCGCGACGCCGACGCCAAGAAGGTGCTCGCCGACGTCGAGGGCAAGGACGTCGACCTGGACGCCCGCGTCGCCGAGATCGAGCACGCCATGCGCTCCGAGCACAAGTCGTCCTTCAAGGACCTGCTCGGCTCCAAGTGGGGCTTCCTGCCCATCGTCTGGGTCGGCATCGGCCTGTCGGTCTTCCAGCAGCTCGTCGGCATCAACGTCGCGTTCTACTACTCCTCGACGCTGTGGCAGTCCGTCGGCATCGACCCGTCCGGCTCGTTCTTCTACTCGTTCACCACGTCGATCATCAACATCATCGGCACCGTGATCGCGATGGTCCTCGTCGACCGGGTCGGCCGCAAGCCGCTCGCCCTGGTCGGCTCCATCGGCATGGCGGTCGCGCTCGCCGTCGAGGCCTGGGCGTTCTCCGCGCACCTGGTCGACGGCAAGCTCCCCAACACCCAGGGCGTGGTGGCCCTGATCGCCGCCCACGTCTTCGTGCTCTTCTTCGCCCTGTCGTGGGGCGTGGTGGTCTGGGTCTTCCTCGGCGAGATGTTCCCGAACCGGATCCGCGCCGCCGCGCTCGGCGTGGCCGCCGCCGCCCAGTGGATCGCCAACTGGGCCATCACCGCCAGCTTCCCGAGCCTGTCGGACTGGAACCTGTCGGGCACGTACGTCATCTACGCGATCTTCGCCGCGCTCTCGATCCCCTTCGTGCTCAAGTACGTCAAGGAGACCAAGGGCAAGGCGTTGGAGGAGATGGGCTAA
- the smc gene encoding chromosome segregation protein SMC has protein sequence MHLKALTLRGFKSFASATTLKFEPGITCVVGPNGSGKSNVVDALSWVMGEQGAKSLRGGKMEDVIFAGTTGRPPLGRAEVSLTIDNSDGALPIEYAEVTITRIMFRNGGSEYQINGDTCRLLDIQELLSDSGIGREMHVIVGQGQLDSVLHADPMGRRAFIEEAAGVLKHRKRKEKALRKLDAMKANLARVQDLTDELRRQLKPLGRQAAVARRAAVIQADLRDARLRLLADDLVTLREALSAEIADEAELLRRKESAEADLKAALAREAQLEDQVRQLAPRLQRAQQTWYELSQLAERVRGTISLADARVTSASAQPVEERRGREPEDMEREAARIREQEAELEAALEAAEHALEDTAAHRAELEGELAVEERRLKDVARAIADRREGLARLRGQVEAARGRAGSAQAEIDRLAAARDEAGERAATAQGEYEQLKAEVDGLEAEDSELAEAHDAARRELAGAEAALAAAREEATVAERERAALAARHDALALGLRRKDGTGALLDARDAPAGLLGPVAQLLTVAPGYEVALAAALGVAADAIAVGGPSSAAEAIRMLRKQDAGRAALLLSGAPDDEEARPARGEGPPRAADLVHGPAELMPAVRRLLRDIVVVATLEDAEDLVYARPALTAVTAEGDVLGAHFAHGGSAGAPSLLEVQASVDEAAADLADLAVRCRELAESQRVAQERRGQLAVHVEELGERRRAAEKARSSVAQQLGRLAGQARGAAGEAERTAAAAARAQDALEKAREEAEELAERLLVAEETPVEEEPDTSVRDRLAADGANARQTEMEARLQARTHEERVKALAGRAEALDRGARAEREARARAEQRRARLRQEAAVARAVASGARTLLAHVEVSLTRAERERAGAESAKAEREGELTGARAAGRDLKAELDKLTDSVHRGEVLGAEKRLRIEQLETKALEELGVEPAGLVAEYGPDRPVVPSPPAEGEEVPDDPTHPRNQPVPYVRAEQEKRLRAAERAFQQLGKVNPLALEEFAALEERHQFLSEQLEDLKKTRGDLLQVVKEVDERVEQVFTEAYRDTAREFEGVFSRLFPGGEGRLVLTDPSNMLTTGIDVEARPPGKKIKRLSLLSGGERSLTAVALLVSIFKARPSPFYVMDEVEAALDDTNLQRLIRIMRELQESSQLIVITHQKRTMEVADALYGVSMQGDGVSKVISQRLR, from the coding sequence GTGCACCTCAAGGCCCTCACCCTGCGCGGATTCAAATCATTCGCGTCCGCGACCACGCTGAAGTTCGAGCCGGGCATCACCTGTGTGGTGGGCCCCAACGGATCCGGCAAGTCCAATGTCGTGGACGCGCTGAGCTGGGTGATGGGCGAGCAGGGCGCCAAGTCGCTGCGCGGCGGAAAGATGGAGGACGTCATCTTCGCCGGGACGACCGGCCGCCCGCCGCTGGGCCGCGCCGAAGTCTCCCTCACCATCGACAATTCCGACGGCGCGCTGCCCATCGAATACGCCGAAGTCACCATCACGCGGATCATGTTCCGCAACGGCGGCAGCGAATACCAGATCAACGGCGACACCTGCCGGCTCCTCGACATCCAGGAACTGCTCTCCGACTCCGGCATCGGCCGCGAGATGCACGTGATCGTCGGGCAGGGCCAGCTCGACTCGGTCCTGCACGCCGACCCGATGGGGCGCCGCGCCTTCATCGAGGAGGCTGCGGGCGTCCTCAAGCACCGCAAGCGCAAGGAGAAGGCGCTGCGCAAGCTGGACGCGATGAAGGCCAACCTCGCCCGCGTCCAGGACCTCACCGACGAACTGCGCCGCCAGCTCAAACCGCTCGGCCGCCAGGCCGCCGTCGCCCGCCGCGCCGCCGTCATCCAGGCCGATCTGCGCGACGCCAGGCTGCGGCTGCTCGCCGACGACCTCGTGACGCTGCGGGAGGCGCTCAGCGCCGAGATCGCCGACGAGGCCGAGCTGCTGCGCCGCAAGGAGAGCGCCGAGGCGGACCTTAAGGCCGCCCTCGCCCGCGAGGCCCAACTCGAGGATCAGGTACGCCAGTTGGCGCCCCGGCTCCAGCGCGCCCAGCAGACCTGGTACGAGCTGTCCCAGCTGGCCGAGCGGGTACGCGGCACGATCTCGCTCGCCGACGCCCGGGTCACGAGCGCGAGCGCCCAGCCCGTCGAGGAGCGGCGCGGACGCGAACCGGAGGACATGGAGCGCGAGGCCGCCCGGATCAGGGAGCAGGAGGCCGAGCTGGAGGCCGCGCTCGAAGCGGCCGAGCACGCCCTGGAGGACACCGCCGCCCACCGGGCCGAGCTGGAGGGGGAACTCGCCGTCGAGGAACGCCGTTTGAAGGATGTGGCCCGGGCCATCGCGGACCGGCGCGAGGGCCTCGCCCGGCTGCGCGGCCAGGTCGAAGCCGCGCGCGGCAGGGCCGGTTCGGCGCAGGCCGAGATCGACCGGCTGGCCGCCGCGCGCGACGAGGCGGGCGAGCGGGCCGCCACCGCGCAGGGGGAGTACGAGCAGCTCAAGGCCGAGGTGGACGGCCTCGAAGCCGAGGACAGCGAGCTCGCCGAGGCCCATGACGCGGCCCGGCGGGAGCTCGCCGGGGCCGAGGCTGCGCTCGCCGCCGCCCGCGAGGAGGCCACCGTCGCCGAGCGCGAACGCGCCGCCCTCGCCGCCCGGCACGACGCCCTCGCGCTCGGTCTTCGCCGCAAGGACGGCACGGGCGCGCTGCTCGACGCCCGCGACGCGCCCGCCGGGCTGCTCGGCCCCGTCGCCCAACTGCTCACCGTCGCCCCGGGCTACGAGGTGGCACTCGCCGCCGCGCTGGGGGTCGCCGCCGACGCGATCGCGGTGGGCGGCCCCTCCTCGGCCGCCGAAGCCATCCGGATGCTGCGCAAGCAGGACGCCGGCCGCGCCGCCCTCCTCCTGAGCGGCGCCCCCGACGACGAGGAGGCGCGACCCGCACGCGGTGAGGGCCCGCCCCGCGCCGCCGACCTCGTCCACGGGCCCGCCGAACTGATGCCCGCGGTGCGGCGTCTGCTGCGCGACATCGTGGTGGTCGCCACCCTGGAGGACGCCGAGGACCTCGTCTACGCCCGGCCCGCGCTGACCGCCGTCACCGCCGAGGGCGATGTGCTCGGCGCCCACTTCGCGCACGGCGGTTCGGCCGGCGCGCCCAGCCTCCTGGAGGTCCAGGCCTCCGTCGACGAGGCCGCCGCCGACCTCGCCGACCTGGCCGTACGCTGCCGGGAACTGGCCGAGTCCCAGCGGGTCGCGCAGGAGCGGCGCGGTCAACTGGCCGTGCACGTGGAGGAGTTGGGGGAGCGCAGGCGGGCCGCCGAGAAGGCGCGGTCCTCGGTGGCCCAGCAGCTCGGACGGCTCGCAGGACAGGCCAGGGGCGCGGCAGGGGAGGCCGAGCGGACCGCGGCGGCGGCCGCCCGCGCCCAGGACGCCCTGGAGAAGGCGAGGGAGGAGGCCGAGGAGCTGGCCGAGCGGCTGCTCGTCGCCGAGGAGACGCCGGTCGAGGAGGAGCCGGACACCTCGGTGCGCGACCGGCTCGCGGCCGACGGCGCCAACGCCCGCCAGACCGAGATGGAGGCCCGCCTCCAGGCCCGGACCCACGAGGAGCGCGTCAAGGCGCTCGCCGGGCGGGCCGAGGCGCTCGACCGGGGGGCGAGGGCCGAGCGCGAGGCGCGGGCCAGGGCCGAGCAGCGGCGGGCCCGGCTGCGCCAGGAGGCGGCCGTCGCCCGAGCCGTGGCGTCCGGCGCCCGCACCCTGCTCGCCCATGTCGAGGTGTCGCTGACGCGGGCCGAGCGCGAGCGGGCCGGGGCCGAGTCCGCCAAGGCCGAGCGCGAGGGCGAGCTGACCGGGGCCCGGGCGGCCGGCCGGGATCTCAAGGCAGAACTCGACAAGCTGACCGATTCAGTTCACCGCGGCGAGGTACTAGGAGCGGAGAAGCGGCTGCGGATCGAGCAGCTGGAGACCAAGGCGCTGGAGGAGCTGGGGGTCGAGCCGGCCGGGCTCGTGGCCGAGTACGGGCCCGACCGGCCGGTGGTCCCCTCCCCGCCCGCCGAGGGAGAGGAGGTGCCCGATGACCCCACCCACCCGCGCAACCAGCCGGTCCCGTACGTACGGGCCGAGCAGGAGAAGAGGCTGCGGGCAGCCGAACGGGCGTTCCAGCAGCTCGGAAAGGTCAACCCGCTCGCCCTCGAGGAGTTCGCGGCCCTGGAGGAGCGCCACCAGTTCCTTTCCGAGCAGCTGGAAGACCTCAAGAAGACCCGGGGCGACCTCCTTCAAGTGGTGAAGGAGGTGGACGAGCGGGTGGAGCAGGTCTTCACCGAGGCCTACCGGGACACCGCCCGGGAGTTCGAGGGTGTCTTCTCGCGGCTCTTCCCGGGCGGCGAGGGCCGGCTGGTCCTGACCGACCCGTCCAACATGCTCACCACCGGGATCGACGTCGAGGCGCGCCCGCCGGGCAAGAAGATCAAGCGTCTCTCGCTGCTCTCCGGGGGCGAGCGCTCGCTGACCGCGGTGGCCCTCCTGGTCTCCATCTTCAAGGCCAGGCCCAGCCCGTTCTACGTGATGGACGAGGTGGAGGCCGCGCTCGACGACACCAACCTCCAGCGGCTGATCCGGATCATGCGGGAGCTCCAGGAGTCCTCGCAGCTGATCGTGATCACGCACCAGAAGCGGACCATGGAGGTCGCCGACGCGCTGTACGGCGTCTCGATGCAGGGCGACGGCGTCTCCAAGGTGATCAGCCAGCGGCTGCGCTGA